From the genome of Triticum aestivum cultivar Chinese Spring chromosome 3B, IWGSC CS RefSeq v2.1, whole genome shotgun sequence, one region includes:
- the LOC123070841 gene encoding SAP30-binding protein isoform X1, which produces MASDTEGIAALFSMYNDDDEEDADEPGPPSPPPPAAAASPSTSPRTGGESSNPNSNPNPSPEHSPPPLLEEQAGRKTLASPQVSPALPPLPSRRSPLPFAVSSPSPSRPPLSAPPPDLPRPPRRGSLAIVDYAHDEMAMSPDQEDGEIMSGIGGLGSDAQDAEGILEERILSGTVNILTPKVLSETSQHLDAPEQNQMGADVPVDVTGTEAEDARVEEASDISTNVHNDDPLSRFLPLPVSTKCSTALQQRINKFLGYKRSGKSFNAEVRNRKDYRNPDFLQHAVRYQEIDQIGTCFSKDVFNPYGYDKSDYYDEIEADMKRELERKEQEKKRNPRIDFTSSGIQPPINPSIAKISAAISAAAVAGVSVPASADTVQKEARPNKKSKWDKVDGDTKNPAAASGLDNRSAAGGSATLLTSENAGAGGYAAFAQQKRKEAEERRTSDYKSDRRS; this is translated from the exons ATGGCGTCAGACACCGAGGGCATAGCCGCGCTGTTCTCCATGTACAACGATGACGACGAAGAGGACGCCGACGAGCCCGGAcctccttccccgccgccgcccgctgcggCAGCCTCCCCCTCCACGTCACCTCGAACCGGAGGTGAGAGCTCCAACCCTAACTCGAACCCCAACCCTTCGCCGGAGCACTCGCCCCCTCCCCTCCTCGAGGAGCAGGCCGGCCGCAAAACCCTAGCGAGCCCCCAGGTCTCGCCGGCGCTTCCGCCGCTGCCCTCGCGCCGTTCGCCCCTGCCCTTCGCGGTTTCGTCCCCCTCCCCATCTCGCCCCCCGCTGTCCGCCCCGCCGCCCGATCTACCGCGGCCGCCACGGCGCGGGTCGCTTGCTATAGTGGACTACGCGCATGACGAGATGGCAATGTCGCCTGACCAGGAG GACGGGGAGATCATGAGTGGCATAGGCGGTTTGGGCTCGGATGCTCAGGATGCTGAGG GGATTCTTGAAGAAAGAATTCTCTCAGGTACTGTTAATATTCTCACCCCAAAAGTCCTATCAGAAACTTCTCAGCATTTGGATGCACCTGAGCAGAACCAAATGGGGGCAGATGTTCCAGTGGATGTAACTGGAACAGAAGCTGAAGATGCTAGGGTGGAGGAAGCTTCTGATATTTCTACCAATGTTCACAATGATGATCCATTGAGCCGTTTTCTTCCTCTGCCCGTGTCTACAAAATGTTCTACAGCATTACAG CAAAGGATTAACAAGTTCCTTGGATACAAAAGGTCTGGAAAGAGCTTTAATGCTGAAGTGCGTAACAGAAAGGACTACAGAAATCCTGACTTTTTGCAGCATGCTGTGCGGTATCAAGAAATTGATCAGATAGGGACCTGCTTCAGTAAAGATGTTTTCAATCCATATGGGTACGATAAAAGTGACTACTACGATGAGATAG AAGCTGATATGAAGCGTGAACTTGAGAGGAAGGAACAGGAGAAGAAAAGAAATCCAAGAATTGATTTTACTAGCTCTGGAATACAACCTCCAATCAATCCATCAATAGCGAAGATTTCAG CCGCCATATCAGCAGCAGCTGTAGCTGGTGTATCGGTTCCGGCATCGGCAGATACTGTACAGAAAGAGGCTAGGCCAAACAAAAAGTCAAAATGGGATAAG GTTGATGGTGATACTAAGAACCCTGCAGCTGCTAGTGGACTTGACAATCGGTCAGCAGCCGGTGGATCTGCCACACTTTTGACTTCTGAAAATGCTGGTGCTGGTGGATATGCTGCTTTTGC
- the LOC123070841 gene encoding SAP30-binding protein isoform X2 translates to MTTKRTPTSPDLLPRRRPLRQPPPPRHLEPEDGEIMSGIGGLGSDAQDAEGILEERILSGTVNILTPKVLSETSQHLDAPEQNQMGADVPVDVTGTEAEDARVEEASDISTNVHNDDPLSRFLPLPVSTKCSTALQQRINKFLGYKRSGKSFNAEVRNRKDYRNPDFLQHAVRYQEIDQIGTCFSKDVFNPYGYDKSDYYDEIEADMKRELERKEQEKKRNPRIDFTSSGIQPPINPSIAKISAAISAAAVAGVSVPASADTVQKEARPNKKSKWDKVDGDTKNPAAASGLDNRSAAGGSATLLTSENAGAGGYAAFAQQKRKEAEERRTSDYKSDRRS, encoded by the exons ATGACGACGAAGAGGACGCCGACGAGCCCGGAcctccttccccgccgccgcccgctgcggCAGCCTCCCCCTCCACGTCACCTCGAACCGGAG GACGGGGAGATCATGAGTGGCATAGGCGGTTTGGGCTCGGATGCTCAGGATGCTGAGG GGATTCTTGAAGAAAGAATTCTCTCAGGTACTGTTAATATTCTCACCCCAAAAGTCCTATCAGAAACTTCTCAGCATTTGGATGCACCTGAGCAGAACCAAATGGGGGCAGATGTTCCAGTGGATGTAACTGGAACAGAAGCTGAAGATGCTAGGGTGGAGGAAGCTTCTGATATTTCTACCAATGTTCACAATGATGATCCATTGAGCCGTTTTCTTCCTCTGCCCGTGTCTACAAAATGTTCTACAGCATTACAG CAAAGGATTAACAAGTTCCTTGGATACAAAAGGTCTGGAAAGAGCTTTAATGCTGAAGTGCGTAACAGAAAGGACTACAGAAATCCTGACTTTTTGCAGCATGCTGTGCGGTATCAAGAAATTGATCAGATAGGGACCTGCTTCAGTAAAGATGTTTTCAATCCATATGGGTACGATAAAAGTGACTACTACGATGAGATAG AAGCTGATATGAAGCGTGAACTTGAGAGGAAGGAACAGGAGAAGAAAAGAAATCCAAGAATTGATTTTACTAGCTCTGGAATACAACCTCCAATCAATCCATCAATAGCGAAGATTTCAG CCGCCATATCAGCAGCAGCTGTAGCTGGTGTATCGGTTCCGGCATCGGCAGATACTGTACAGAAAGAGGCTAGGCCAAACAAAAAGTCAAAATGGGATAAG GTTGATGGTGATACTAAGAACCCTGCAGCTGCTAGTGGACTTGACAATCGGTCAGCAGCCGGTGGATCTGCCACACTTTTGACTTCTGAAAATGCTGGTGCTGGTGGATATGCTGCTTTTGC